From Dendropsophus ebraccatus isolate aDenEbr1 chromosome 10, aDenEbr1.pat, whole genome shotgun sequence:
gggggcaccattcgtatatgggggcacctctgggggcattattagttgatgggggcaactctgggggcattattagctcatgggggcattattagttcatggggcacctctggggccattatttgttcatgggggcacctctgggggcataattagctcatgagggcacctctgggggcattattattgtatgggggcacctctgggggcattattagctcatgggggcacagcagggaatcctacatacagggggcatcccacattcctactcactttactgcacattacaccacacagcgcagttactatgggagcctacaggagggaggaagggaaggaagttgctagaaatgtgcggagcctaaattgtttgtctcgcaggttctaaggggatgaaacgtatctggaaggaatcatcatggaggactgggccggatgaagaggaaaagggaaagtgacgcctcagatcaaagaagacgtcaccggtgagtcactgtatgaccgttttcttattttgtagaacatcatttagtaggggttccccgaggtggaaaaggttggaaagcactgcgctaatctgtcccgctgcgcccgctggcacatgctgtcatctgattgggcctcttacctaatcagatgacagcaagtaccagcgcccccttctccagacatctgccttggcggcccaagctatgtcctatggccgtatctttaccgcgttgagctccagcttgtgctgcatctacattatctgtactcaagagatatcactgtgttatctgtggtgttacataggactgcaggtgacatctactacattatctgtactcagagatatcactgcgttatctgtggtgttacataggactgcaggtgatatcaggtgacttctccaggttgcagaagttcaaacttcatcgtgccctgctgacagtttataatgggagttgtagttttgcagcatgtggctctttaggttgcagcactacaacccctatcgtttccaactggcagttcatgatgagagttgtagtttttcagctgtagagtcaaagattggaatacaatgattagacaatgacagtacagtccattaattatagggggcagtagtgcagtacatgaggtagaggcagtgacagggcattagaacatggtggcacattagagtaattggatataacgttagataggactttgcctgatcggggggagatgggggggcccccaagctaaaattttgcaccagggcccatcagcctttagctacgcccctgtttacAGGCATACATGTGTTTCAACAGTATAAAATAAATTGCAGACCTCAGGAAGGATGGAAGGTAGGTGTTTTATTCTGAGCATGTTGTACTGGGGAGGCCAAGTTTGCCATGTAAACAGTGAATACATTTAAAAGTGGATGAAAAGCAGACCCCACAGACATCTACAGGGCAATATATACATCTAGGAGCAAAACAATATACACCACACAGAAGGGGTCTAGTACACACCGCGACATTCTGCCCAGACAAGCTGTGAACGGGTGACGTGAGAGGGTGTTAACCCTTTCACTTCCAACAGACTACACAATGCACTGAGGTTGTCAAGTAAGTAGCTTGATAACTGTCCAGGTGAGAACCGTAGGATTTAAGGGTAAAGTGCTTGTGGCGCCAGCTTTCATTCCCCAGGACATGACCCCAAGAGTTCTCGCTCAAGATTGGCTCTTAATTCCTTGATATTCATTGGTTACACGTTACTCAGAGCATCCACACCAGGGAGGACTTTACCTATAAAAAGGATGAAACACATAGCTCAGGATACAGTTTTACCTACAGGGAACATTAATATTACATGCTACCCATTTAACCAGCCACCAATGTAATCTTTGGCCTGGACAAGTCTCCCAGAGCAGATCTCCCTTCTGGCCAATAGACAGGAGGAGACCACTTTGAAAGCCATATGCCCCAATTGGATGTATGGATGGTGGTTTTGAGAGACTACCCTTTTAAGTTACCTTCCAGAAGCTCCAGGCTGGCTCCACCTCCGGTGCTCACATGACTGACTTTGTCTTCAGTGTCCCACTTTGCGCAACATGTTGCTGTGTCTCCTCCACCTATGGTTATAGGAAGAGCATGAAAtaagattgaaaacacagaactgTAACATTTGTATAAAGTTTAGGCTACCAGTACTTAGTGTTGACACCTTGCACCCATGCCACAGGGAGAACAGGGCCAAAAGCAGTATGCTCTGTACTCCTTGTAGTGACCAGGCCAGGTTCCTACTCACTTTAATAGAAGCCGAAGCTGCAGTAATGCTGTGCTTTCACCACAAGGAGTATGGAGCCAACTGCTCCTGGCCCAGTTAGTGCCTGTAATGTGGGCACTGAACAGCTGACCAGCAGGGCCGCCATTGTCTGCACACCACCAACTACAGTGGGTGGGCCATCAATTCTTCTCTGGACAACCTACAATTTGTAAAGTAGCTGACAGAATGTTTGAACCATTTCTTGAATCTATAGTACTTCTAGACTGCTGTGTAACATATTAAAGTTGGATGATACAGAATACTGCTACAGTAGGTAGTGTGAATGAGGTTAACAAATCTCATCCTCCAGCTGCAGTAATATTTGTGTATCCACTATTTAGATTTGCAGGTGATGGACAGCAAAAagtttgtttccccccccccctttttaaaaatctctccctgtatattaagATCGAATTTGACACAGAATTCTAATAATCAATAAGAGACCCCCAAGTAAGCTGCAGATAGAGGCCAGGGTGCTTCAGTGAGTGCTCGGTCCCCTTCATTGCTTACCAGTAGTGTTGAACAGACTTGCTAAACCGTTcaagtttggcaacattctctgaacccacACGCTTGGCTATGGCTGCCTCCATGTTTTACAAGACTTCCTGCAACAGCACCCAACTTTTCCATCCGCTGGGAGTGAAGAGTCTGgataatgttgctgaacccaaacaaaAACGACAAGTCCACGCAATGCTATTTAATGGGTACAATTTGTAAAGGCTGCATCTGACACTGCAAGGGTGCCAGGAGATGGACCACTACAGACCCAAGATTGATGGCCAACCTTCAGAGGGagtagtgggaacataataatgaagtgatacttaccccATCCCAGTGCCCCTGCAGCACCAGTGCCAACTACGCTCCAGTATCTCAGTCATGTAAAGTCACAGCCGCACTCTAAGCAGGTAGCTCCTGTGATGACACAGGAACCCCGGGGAATCAGGAGACCGGAGGGTAACAGCTAGGAACACCAGAACAGGCAAACTATTATGTTCCTACAACCCCCTGCCCGCCTTTGCTATTTACCCTTGCCCAGAGTGTTCCTTTAAGGACTGTTCAATATTGCTGTACTGGAAAAACCCTTTGGGAAGCTTGCCTTGTTTCAGTTTCCCTATAAAGCGAACACTACAGTACAACTTACCAATTATAGTTATGGTGCCTTTCCCTGTGACTTCCACAACCTTGTCCATAACTGCTTTAGTTCCTTTAGCAAACGTGTCCCACTCAAATACACCGACAGGTCCATTCCATACGATCTGCTTGGCTCTTCCCACAGCTTCCACAAACTGCTTCATACTCTCTGGTCCACAGTCAAGGCCCTGGAAACAGAATCAGTCATGTTGTAATAACCTCAAAAGAATAGCAACACCCTTTACTGGTTCCATTTTATATTGCCAAAAACAGAAcacagttttaggccatgttcacacaaaaaaatttttaagacaagaacggcTGTTGGCAAGTAAAACAGCTGTTCTGGTCTTAAAATAATGGACTAATGAACGGCTACGGAATTAACTGACACATCAATCATTTCCGACCGCTAGCGTGAACGGCTGTaggtcacacaatgtatggccctTCTGAGTTCTATGGTGAtctggattgcaggcacacccaaatgtgcagCTGCTTTttaccaagtgtgaacatggccttagagtaaAACAAAGTATTGGTAAACTTACAATCTAATGTGAGGCCATACAGGTTCTGAGAACACAAtactgcgctacaaaaacatggccacttttgccctgctcttgtctccagattgggtggggggtggggtttgaaactcagttccattgaagtaaatggatcttcattgcaaaccacacctgaactagagacaagagtcggggaaaagtggccatgtttttgtagtgctggataacccctttaaagggaatcggtcagGTCCATAACAGGTACAGCGCTGCAGACAGACAGTAGGGAAATAAAACAAGTGATGCTTAtcttgctgatggccatttgcaaagttCTAAAATAGTGTTTTTCCccagaagctgaagtgccacagctatCTGCTTGTATCATTTTCCTTGGAATCTGATGTACCACACCTGTTAGCTTCACCTGgtagggacctgacagattccctttaacctcttgagGACCAAGTGAAAAATGACTCAGTGGAccatgcaaattttcatttttgtgttttttcctcctccccttctaagagctccagcacatTCAGTTTTCCATCtccagggccatgtaagtgcttgttttttacaggaatagttgtactttgtaatggagtctttcattctaccataccatgtatgatggaaccccagtTTATGAAGATAAATTAgtgaagttgtaaaaaaaaaaaaaaaaaaaaaaagcaatatggtaacttttgggggggttcctttGTCTACATAATGAGTGATCGCCAATCAGACTGCacagtgagagacctccggcggtcagttacactgcaggggtcccgatcggtaagtgactgcGCCTGTCACTAACACTaactcactgcagctggccccccaCCTGCTAAGTTCACGCTATATCCAAGATCAAGTTGCTGATTAACTCACTGATTATTCcgctcagcattacaaagaagctacaatgttgcagataaagccggcCAGGCACATGTTTACATCagacgtctcagaagggaggggggagacaaagGCTTACAgatgtgtttttagcagaaagcagcagctcagaaattGGAGGAAACTTAACAATTGATTCCACACTTGttgttatgtttcagtggaatacacctttaatagTTAGGACTGTATTGCAACGCTCacatactgagcctattacacggctctataaacatgcagcaagggctgcactcaCATAGTTTAGCAATGTCTGAGCAGTCCTTCCCTTAAAAGTGTAAACTtcatacctctccacactccccggtgtcctAGCTTCTGCCGCTGCCCACAGCCACctctgagccagtctctgaagtgacacgcAGAGGCGGGAAAGCGCTGCAGCCTCctctcacttcagagactggcaaAGAAGTTGCCgtcagctgcagtgagcaggtaGAACACTAGAAGGACACTGGAGGGAATCGACAGGCAAGTAtaggtttattattttcttaacaCATAGTGATAACTTTGCATATGCTGCTGCCCACTGTTACACTCAGTTTTGGACTGGCTCaccagagaatcctccggtgggcccccagctttacaacCTGTAAAACACTGACTGAtgtgtcatttctcactggtttttcattggtgggcccccaggatcatttcctctggtgggctccaGATACCCCAGCCCGACACTGGTGAGACTCATTCCATATTTGTTACCATCTATgctgtctccttctcccagttctgagctgctgctttctgctaaagacacaaaaacctgtgtgtgagcctctccccatctctccctcctcccttccaagacaCCTTATGTAAACAAGTTTCTATCTGCAActtgtagcttatttgtaatgctgggaggacgTATCACAGTGAGCTAATCAGCAACTTAATCTCAGAGAAGCTACATAGCTGCAGATAAGGCCatccagagacttgtttacatcagccatcttgaaAGGGAGTTGTTTGCATAGATTACCCCTTTTTGGTTGATTATTGGCCTCATCACACAGAGCAATAACCTCCCAGatcagcctgattcggcagattgtcgctgtgtgtaatagggcccttattttttttttaatcctgtcaCACTCACCATCCATCCTGCCGGGATTCCTGTGGATACGCTGGCCTGTCCAGTGTTTGCATTCTCATCAAACTTGTCTGCAGTGGTGAAGTCCACAGGCAGGGTGATCCTTACACCGTTCTTCTTAGCTTTAGCCATCAAGTCATTTACAATTTTTGcaccctcctcatcatacagTGATGTGCCAATCTGATAACAAGAATCAAAGTGTAGATTAATGGACAGACAGGAATCCTAAAATGAATGGCATATTAAAAAAGGGCAGCTGTGGGTCACAATATTGCAGGTTTGTTCCTAAATCAGATTTGCTGGGTTCCTAACGTGCTGCACAGCCATAGTGAATAGTCGTGGCTGCAAGGTTTTTAGATGGGAACCAAGTTTAATATGCCTTTCCAGCAAAAAAACACAACCATACATTCAAGAACCACAATGCCAAGCCATGTGAGACTAGTGAGGAATGTGAAGCCAGGCTTATTTTTCAAACATATCGTCTATACAGCAGcgctgacaaaaccagcagagcATTCAGAGCAAACAACCCCCCACCAATCCTAAATACAGGTTGCTATGCAGAATTGTCTCTTATTAGAGCATTAAACCTCCAGAAGTGGAACtgtaagtccttcctttataggAGGGGTAgtgagaggagaagaggagaagagataCAAAAACCAAAAGCTGGTTTCACATAGTTAAAAAGAGGAGGAGACCGGCAGAAATTATTAAAAAGTattttattaccccccccccccccccccaaaagttaaacaaatcaccaatatacacttagtacGGAAAATGCACATAGAGCGcttttttaccctgcacttattactgcatgaaggtttcacttcctggataaaaaggtgatgtcacgacccgactcccagagctgtgcgggctgtggctgctggagaggatgatggcagagggatgcttagtgtccctgcagtgccctgtgtccctcagtgtccccccgccatcatcctctccagcagccacagcctgcacagctctgggagtcgggttgtgacatcaccattttatccaggaagtgaagccttgatgcagtagtaagtgcagggaaaaagcactttataagcatttcctgtaatttatattggggatttgtataacttttgtgggggcaatacaatactttaatacaaattttcgttggtcttctcctttaatgctgtaCGTCTCCACTAGATATCATCCTCCTTTTGGTGGGTTGCTAAAACATTGGAGCCATACAGCATTAACGCTGAGTGAACCCAGCTCAAGGGTGATGTGCTACGAAAACGTACCTCCATGTTGTTTAATACTTTCAAGAAGGTGAATGCCATTCCTCCACCAATAATCATCTCATCCACTTTATCCAACATGTTATTGATGAGCTGGATCTTGTCCTTGACCTTGGCACTAGAACAAAGGAAGGAAGAACTCTGTATAAAACATCTGCTGCAATCCTATAGAGTCATATGTACAAGTAACTCTCCTGCTGCCCTAAGTCTGACCTGTGCTATGAAGATTATCCAACCTGAGTAATAAACTTCCCTTAGCCAACAGATTGAGGTAGGATTATAAGATGCCATTCATAGCGCAAGAACATTACTTCTGCCTACAAGGGAACATTTTTAGCTGCAGGTTAATAAATGCAGACAATAATGCCCAAAGATACTCCTTGACAAGAAACCTTGACAAGAAACTAGAGGAGTTGCTTTAGGTAGCCCTAAATTTTAAGCAATATTATTTAAACTTGCTTCCTCCCCATGCATCCTGACAAACCATGGTTTCTGAAATAAACTTGTCATAGGCTgtatcataggctgtatccatgttttccattcaGCGGGATTTAAATGCAGATCATTCAGGTTCATGTGTGAACCCTAAATGATGGCATCCCTCATCCATAACAACCAGTTCTCCTTACTGTATCCTACACACTGTAAATTCTTAGTGAGACCCCAATGCTGCCCCCTCCTAAGCCAGACCTGCTGAATTCACACATTCACCGATATCAGAAGGCCAAGGCTGTCCACACTCCTATCTCCTAACCTTTTTAAGTTATCTATTAAAACTGAAGTGCACAGCAACCGATATAATGCAATACAATACAACTGCAGAATAAACAGGCTTCTCTATAGCAGCCACTTACTACTTAGCATTTTGCAATTCATCTAAAATACCATACCGGCATAAAAATTTTCCTGGGGCCATTACGTGTTtgtgcaccacacacacctataGATGTATACGCCGGTAGGAGTTTTTTGTATTCAGATGAAggggtgtgtatattatatatatatatatatatatatatatattttttataatctgTTTTTTTTGGTGGATAATATGATATATGATTTTTTCATGagtggtatttttatttttattttcattcattaTCTTTTACTGGTTCCTTGTTATGGGTCATTGCTTGtttctatttcatttttttttttttttttttttttatatatgtttcatTCTAtacattttctcttttttctgtATACTCATATGGAGGAGGCAACCCGATCACTAAACTACACTGTTTTTAGATCTATTCCGATCGAGTTGTTCATAGTGTGTTCAATAAAGTTGGGCAGAACTTACGTCATGTCTGACATCATAGGGGGAGTGTTTGTCGGGCTCACACATGTGTGGTGCGAGTCCGGAGACGCCGCGGCGGCCATGTTTAGGAATGCAGAGCAGACCATACCTCATGGGGGACTTAATACAATCAGTAGCATGTGAGTATGGATACCAATCTTTCTAATCACGGGTGCTATTTATATGTGATAATTGCATGACATCaatacccttgagaaagtctctgTGCTGAGACGAACGCGTGGGGTTCAGTGGACCTAGACATGGACCTCCCTTTATGGCGTTACAAATTCTTTTATGGTTAGCCATACATGGCTGAATTTACACTCTTAGGATATAGGCTCACACGTCATTGTCTGTATATttcacatttaaaggagaagtccggcgaaaattatttttttatatgttattacttatggaaagttatacaattttctaatgtacattaattatgggaaatgctcatatactgctatttcccttaatttagtgtatcaggaagtgttagaattatctctgaagcagtgacgtcacgaccaacggtgtaattcctatggagtgtccagcagggggcgctctatatatagaagtcaatgagtaccattgacttctatatatagtgcgcccctgctggacactccataggaattacagtgtatgtaatgtaatgcactgtactgtactgttgtgactttatgaatacatttatggaatactttggggagcaagtgtccttgctccccaaagtatcccataaatgtattcaatgaatacatttgcagggcaccgagcagggagggagagaggtgccatctacctccccccctccctgctcggtgctgggaacatatacaaagtactactcccccattatctgcagataatgggggagtagtacctgtgctatccctatcaccgcccgcgccgccgccgctcacacaggggctgctattcatcgctgATTCCCCGCcacccgcccgcccgccccgttcctggccgccgctctctgctcatgccggccgcgtcagcccacccccaccccggccgggagcacggcgcttcctggtgtccccggccggggtgggggcgggctgacgcggccggcatgagcagagagcggcggccaggaacggggcgggtagttaggagcggcgcgggcggcggggaatcagcagcgcgatcgtaagtttgatgccgggaggaggagggggagcggcggggggcatgaacagcagcccctgtgtgagcggcggcggcgcaggcggtgatagggatagcaaaaggtactactcccccattatctgcagataatgggggagtagtgctttgtatatgttcccagcaccgagcagggagggggaaggtagatagcacctctctccctccctgctcggtgccctgcaaatgtattcattgaatacatttatgggatactttggggagcaaggacacttgctccccaaagtattccataaatgtattcataaagtcacaacagtacagtgcattacattacatacactgtaattcctatggagtgtccagcaggggcgcactatatatagaagtcaatggtactcattgacttctatatatagagcgccccctgctggacactccataggaattacaccattggtcgtgacgtcactgcttcagagataattctaacacttcctgatacactaaataaagggaaatagcagtatatgagcatttcccataattaatgtacattagaaaattgtataactttccataagtaataacataaaaaaaataattttcgccggacttctcctttaattttttgaCTTAGCAGCCTGTTCCataataacttttggggggaggggtcatTACAATTGTTCATGTCGGGGTATCTTTGGGTCTGTGTTCATCTTGCAGTCCCttatgtgttgtgtgtgttttaaatgattttaatgtgTTTGGCACCTGTTGCTCTATTTATCAATAAAGATTTCTATATTTCTTATACGCAATTTTTTGGATATAGTTTGTTTACTCTGGATGTGCCATCCTCTTTAATTTATGGCATTCTTTTTCTTGTTTGTGTCATCTAAAATACCAAGCAGAGAACTGCTGCAATGGGTCAAAGTCTATTGAGTCTTACGTAAATACTTTAGTAGGAGTTTTGCATAATAGAAGCAGCCAGAGCGAGATTCATGACTGCTCATGCTAATATGTATACTTAGACGAAGCCCAGAGAACGACTGCTACAAATGTTGCCTACTTCTGACCAATCTGATGCAAAAAGcataattaggctgggtttacactacataagacaacggccgtgtcacagaacggcttgtgtcagtgaagatcatcccgaccagtactgcagtactgaccagatgaacttaatttctgttaaattgggatgtgtgcctgcatccagtgtatactatgtgcaaacactccagccgggattccctctatgtaacgtatcttttgtattaatcatggccgttgttgcaaattgcaacaactgccgtaattaatacaaaaaataagttgtgtgaccatagccttaaagagagtttacacagacagatttgacagatttttgaagccaaaaccaggaacagattataaaccgggatcaggccataaaggaaagactgattcttttcaaatccattcctggctttggctttccaaattggtcagataaatctgtgtaaactctGAAATTCTGATCATATAAAAGGGCAAGTGTTACCATATAAATGAGAAATTTTTGACACCCAGCACCcttgccaatcagctgtttgtgCCACAGCAGACATTGCTGTCTATTGTGTGGTGCCCATGCTGGTTTACTGTAGGTCAGCTCCCActaaagttttaaaggggtagtctggcatTTTGGCTGTACAGCCTGCACTTTTCAGAACTTGTCTTAGGAGTGACAGCCCGaccagctaatcactggctgtggggctatccagtctcagtcagtgattggctgagcatgctgtcaCTCCCAGGACAAGTCTTGAAAGTGGAGGCTGTGCTGTTagcgggggacactgggggagcgcagaggtAAGGATaggatgttttatatatatattatacacacacacacgttgtaCAGTGTcagtaaactgaaaaaaaaatataaccttCATAGTTAACCTGCCAAGCATTTCTGAAAAAAGGCAATGTGAAAACTGTAACATAAGCATTTCCAGGTCAAAACCATTAGAAAGCCCTAATACTACACATTAATCTATAATAACACTTACTTACCCTCCAAGGATGGCAAGGAATGGTCTCTCAGGTTTCTCCAAAGCCTTAGCAAAATAATCCAGCTCTTTCTTCATTAAGAATCCAGCTGCTCTCTGGGGCAGATTAACTCCTACCATAGAGCTAGAAGAGATGACACCATGTTAACAGACCTGGGTGCTGCACGGAGTGATCATGTATCATGCTGACTATACTAGCACATCTCCCATCATTTGTCATCTACCAAAGAATGGCGATAAAGGTTTGTCAATGGAACTCTTAATTGCAAGGCCATACAGAAAACCTGGACCACTTGTAGATCTTTTGAACAAGATTTAGAGCAAGGGTGTTAATTCAGGCCCTCCAGCcagtacaaaactacaattcccatcatgcctggacagccaaagctaaggctgtccaagcatgacgggaattgtagtttagtaagggcctgagtttgacacctatgatTTAGACAATAAGGTGATCTATATCTTCCGACTTTCTACAGATTTACATGCATCTCACTGAAAATCGAGATGGAGAAAGAATGCCCACCATCTGCCAGGCTGGCAGCCATCCATATATTACTAAGGTTCTAGCCTTCATATGAAGATGGGTGGCTAAAACACTATATGCACAATCCCTACCACATCACAGGTTTTAGGCCAGTGCAGAAGATCAAGGAAAAACAAGAAATGgccaccacaaccaataccactattcacactatgcaggtgcatAAGATAAAGCAGAAGCATGCAACAGCAACCTGAAATTGCCAACAGCAACCTGTAGCATTGCCCCTGCTTAATGGTTCACACATGCACTGATTGTGTAACAAAGACCATGCAATACTACAAAATTTAGTTTTGGCCAATATAAATAAAAAGCAAGTAAACCTACAGCAACAACCTCTCATCTGCAGGTCTGCAACAACGAATGCCGCTTACATAGAAACAAAAGAGCATCATGGACCTCAAATTCCCCAAGATCCAGGAAATTCACCCATATGGTTTATAGTTGTTTTGAAGCAACCGTGTCTATTCCCTCCAGGCTCTCCAGTTAGTGTAGCAGTACTCCTGAGACTGCAGTACACATGGAGGAAGCAACCAATTTACCACTACATCACCTGCATTCATTCATCTGGAAGCCACTGCGTCATTACCTGTGAGCTCTGTGTGCTGTCCCAAAGGCATCATTAACATAGATGTCTCCTAGTT
This genomic window contains:
- the LOC138802557 gene encoding phosphoglycerate kinase 1 — protein: MSLSNKLTLDKVDVKGKRVVMRVDFNVPMKNNQITNNQRIKAAVPSIQHCLDHGAKSVVLMSHLGRPDGIPMPDKYSLAPVAQELKSLMNRDITFLKDCVGPEVEAACADPAPGTIILLENLRFHVEEEGKGKDAAGNKTKADPAQVEAFRASLSKLGDIYVNDAFGTAHRAHSSMVGVNLPQRAAGFLMKKELDYFAKALEKPERPFLAILGGAKVKDKIQLINNMLDKVDEMIIGGGMAFTFLKVLNNMEIGTSLYDEEGAKIVNDLMAKAKKNGVRITLPVDFTTADKFDENANTGQASVSTGIPAGWMGLDCGPESMKQFVEAVGRAKQIVWNGPVGVFEWDTFAKGTKAVMDKVVEVTGKGTITIIGGGDTATCCAKWDTEDKVSHVSTGGGASLELLEGKVLPGVDALSNV